The Lycium barbarum isolate Lr01 chromosome 12, ASM1917538v2, whole genome shotgun sequence genome includes a region encoding these proteins:
- the LOC132624864 gene encoding ATP synthase gamma chain, chloroplastic has translation MSCSNLTMLVSSKPSLSDSSALSFRSSVSPFQLPNHSSSGPSNPSRSSSVTPIHCSLRDLRDRIDSVKNTQKITEAMKLVAAAKVRRAQEAVVGARPFSETLVEVLYNINEQLQTDDVDVPLTKVRPVKKVALVVVTGDRGLCGGFNNYLIKKAEARIRDLKALGIDYTVISVGKKGNSYFLRRPYIPVDKFLEGSNQPTAKDAQAIADDVFSLFVSEEVDKVELLYTKFVSLVKSEPVIHTLLPLSPKGEICDINGNCVDAAEDEFFRLTTKEGKLTVERDVMRTQTSDFSAILQFEQDPVQILDALLPLYLNSQILRALQESLASELAARMSAMSAASDNANDLKKSLSRVYNRKRQAKITGEILEIVAGADALV, from the coding sequence ATGTCTTGCTCAAATTTGACAATGTTGGTGTCCTCAAAACCATCTCTTTCTGACTCCTCTGCACTTTCTTTCCGCTCTTCTGTCAGCCCTTTTCAGCTTCCTAACCATAGCTCATCAGGCCCTTCAAACCCCTCAAGATCATCATCAGTCACCCCTATTCACTGTAGTCTTCGTGACCTGCGTGATCGAATTGATTCTGTCAAGAACACCCAGAAAATTACTGAGGCTATGAAGCTTGTGGCTGCTGCTAAAGTCAGAAGAGCTCAAGAAGCTGTGGTGGGTGCTAGGCCTTTCTCTGAGACTTTGGTTGAGGTCCTTTACAACATCAATGAGCAGCTTCAAACAGATGACGTTGATGTTCCCCTTACCAAAGTAAGACCTGTCAAGAAAGTGGCTTTGGTTGTTGTCACCGGTGACCGTGGTCTTTGTGGTGGTTTTAACAACTATCTCATCAAGAAAGCTGAGGCCAGGATTAGAGATTTGAAAGCTCTTGGCATTGATTACACTGTTATTAGCGTTGGCAAAAAGGGTAATTCTTATTTCCTCCGCAGGCCTTACATTCCTGTAGACAAATTTCTTGAAGGAAGCAATCAGCCCACTGCTAAAGATGCTCAGGCCATTGCTGATGATGTTTTCTCACTTTTTGTGAGTGAAGAGGTTGACAAGGTTGAGCTTTTGTACACAAAGTTTGTGTCTTTAGTGAAATCTGAGCCAGTGATTCACACCTTGCTTCCATTGTCACCGAAGGGAGAGATTTGTGACATCAATGGGAACTGTGTTGATGCAGCTGAAGATGAGTTCTTTAGGTTGACAACAAAGGAAGGGAAATTGACAGTGGAAAGAGATGTTATGAGGACACAGACATCTGATTTCTCAGCAATCTTGCAATTTGAGCAGGACCCTGTTCAGATTCTTGACGCCTTGCTGCCACTTTACTTGAACAGTCAAATCTTGAGGGCATTGCAGGAGTCATTAGCCAGTGAGCTTGCTGCTAGGATGAGTGCCATGAGCGCTGCATCAGACAATGCAAATGACTTGAAGAAGAGTCTATCTAGAGTGTACAACAGAAAGCGTCAGGCGAAGATTACAGGAGAAATATTGGAGATTGTTGCTGGAGCAGATGCCTTGGTTTAA